The following are from one region of the Salvia hispanica cultivar TCC Black 2014 chromosome 1, UniMelb_Shisp_WGS_1.0, whole genome shotgun sequence genome:
- the LOC125212330 gene encoding alpha-glucan phosphorylase, H isozyme-like, whose amino-acid sequence MADAVKANGSTTDRIKILEKIPPVANPQAKDPAAIASNINYHAHYSPHFSPYKFEPEQAFYATAESVRDQLIKQWNDTYSHYHKVNPKQTYYLSMEYLQGRALTNAVGNLDVQDAYANALKQLGYALEEITEQEKDAALGNGGLGRLASCFLDSMATLSLPAWGYGLRYRYGLFKQLMTKSGQEEIAEDWLEKFSPWEIPRHDVVFPIRFFGQVEVNPNGSRKWIGGEVIQAVAYDVPIPGYKTKNTNSLRLWEAKARAEDFNLFEFNDGKYESAALLHSRAQQICAVLYPGDATEDGKLLRLKQQYFLCSASLQDIITRFKERLGGRDKILWSEFPSKVAVQLNDTHPTLSIPELMRLFMDDEGLGWDEAWDITNRTIAYTNHTVLPEALEKWSQTVMWKLLPRHMEIIEEIDKRFIKMIQSTKPEIEGKISDLRILDNNQQKPVVRMANLCVVSAHTVNGVAQLHSDILKAELFSDYVKVWPTKFQNKTNGITPRRWLRFCNPELSSIITKWLKTDQWVNNLDLLVNLRQFADNSELQAEWESAKLASKQRLATYVLQVTGVSIDPNSLFDIQIKRIHEYKRQLMNILGAVYRYKKLKEMSPEERKKTTPRTIMIGGKAFATYTNAKRIVKLVSDVGAVVNTDPEVNSFLKVIFVPNYNVSVAEVLIPGSELSQHISTAGMEASGTSNMKFALNGCLIIGTLDGANVEIREEIGQENFFLFGATADEVPRLRKEREQGLFKPDPRFEEAKQFIKSGAFGSYDYNPLLDSLEGNSGFGRGDYFLVGYDFPSYMDAQARVDEAYKDRKKWTKMSILSTAGSGKFSSDRTIGQYAKEIWKIDECRLP is encoded by the exons ATGGCTGATGCGGTGAAGGCAAACGGTAGTACGACTGAtaggattaaaattttggagaaGATTCCGCCTGTTGCAAATCCGCAGGCCAAAGATCCAGCTGCAATTGCCTCTAATATCAACTATCATGCTCACTATAGCCCTCACTTTTCCCCCTATAAGTTTGAGCCGGAGCAAGCATTTTACGCAACGGCGGAAAGCGTTCGTGATCAACTGATCAAG CAATGGAATGACACGTATAGTCATTATCACAAAGTCAATCCTAAGCAAACATACTATCTATCCATGGAATATCTCCAAGGTCGTGCTCTGACCAATGCAGTCGGAAACCTAGATGTGCAAGATGCGTATGCTAATGCTTTGAAGCAACTCGGTTATGCACTTGAGGAAATAACTGAGCAG GAAAAAGATGCTGCACTTGGTAATGGCGGTCTTGGGAGACTTGCTTCTTGTTTTCTTGACTCAATGGCTACTTTGAGCTTACCTGCATGGGGATATGGCCTGAGGTACAGATATGGTCTATTCAAGCAACTGATGACAAAATCAGGCCAAGAGGAAATCGCTGAAGATTGGTTGGAG AAGTTCAGTCCATGGGAAATTCCTAGACATGATGTTGTCTTCCCTATAAGATTTTTTGGTCAAGTTGAGGTCAATCCTAATGGATC ACGAAAATGGATCGGTGGAGAGGTCATACAAGCAGTTGCATATGATGTACCAATCCCCGGCTACAAAACAAAGAACACTAACAGCCTTCGCCTCTGGGAAGCCAAAGCTAGGGCTGAGGACttcaatttatttgagttCAATGATGGAAAATATGAATCAGCTGCATTGCTTCATTCAAGGGCTCAGCAG ATTTGTGCTGTTCTGTATCCTGGAGATGCTACTGAAGATGGCAAACTTTTACGACTGAAGCAGCAGTATTTCCTGTGCAGTGCATCACTCCAG GACATCATTACTAGATTTAAGGAGAGATTAGGCGGAAGAGATAAGATCCTGTGGTCTGAGTTCCCTTCTAAGGTCGCAGTACAACTGAATGACACACATCCAACTCTTTCAATACCGGAGCTGATGCGTCTTTTTATGGATGATGAAGGCCTTGGATGGGATGAAGCTTGGGATATAACCAACAG GACAATAGCTTATACAAACCATACAGTCCTGCCTGAGGCTCTGGAGAAATGGTCACAAACTGTCATGTGGAAGCTTCTTCCCCGCCATATGGAAATCattgaagaaattgataaGAGG TTTATCAAAATGATACAGTCAACCAAACCTGAAATTGAGGGAAAAATTTCTGATCTGCGTATTTTGGATAACAACCAACAAAAACCGGTTGTGCGGATGGCAAACTTGTGCGTAGTGTCAGCTCATACG GTGAATGGAGTTGCTCAGCTTCATAGTGACATCTTGAAGGCTGAGTTGTTCTCTGATTATGTCAAAGTATGGCCTACCAAATTTCAGAACAAGACCAATGGTATAACTCCCCGCCGATGGCTCAGATTTTGCAACCCCGAGCTTAGTAGTATTATCACTAAATGGTTAAAAACTGATCAATGGGTTAATAATCTCGACCTATTGGTGAATCTACGGCAA TTTGCGGACAATTCAGAACTCCAAGCTGAGTGGGAATCAGCTAAATTGGCAAGCAAACAACGGTTGGCAACTTACGTGCTTCAGGTTACTGGCGTTAGCATTGACCCCAACTCACTTTTTGATATTCAAATCAAACGGATCCATGAGTACAAAAGGCAGCTCATGAACATTTTGGGTGCTGTTTATAGGTACAAGAAATTGAAG GAGATGAGCCCAGAAGAACGTAAAAAGACAACACCTCGTACCATCATGATTGGAGGAAAAGCATTCGCAACATATACAAATGCTAAAAGAATTGTTAAGCTAGTAAGTGATGTTGGGGCTGTTGTGAACACTGATCCAGAAGTCAATAGCTTTTTAAAG GTCATTTTTGTGCCCAATTACAATGTCTCTGTAGCTGAGGTGCTTATTCCGGGAAGTGAACTATCACAGCATATAAGTACAGCTGGTATGGAGGCAAGTGGCACAAGTAACATGAAATTTGCTCTCAATGGATGCCTCATTATCGGAACCCTAGATGGAGCTAATGTTGAAATCAGAGAAGAAATTGGTCAagaaaatttctttctttttggtGCAACAGCTGACGAAGTTCCTCGGTTGCGTAAAGAAAGAGAGCAAGGACTG TTTAAGCCAGATCCACGATTTGAAGAGGCCAAACAGTTCATAAAATCTGGAGCATTTGGAAGCTATGATTATAATCCACTCCTCGACTCGCTTGAGGGAAACTCTGGCTTTGGCCGTGGTGATTATTTTCTTGTCGGTTATGATTTCCCCAGCTACATGGACGCCCAGGCAAGGGTGGATGAAGCTTACAA GGACAGGAAGAAATGGACAAAGATGTCGATTCTCAGCACTGCCGGAAGCGGAAAGTTCAGCAGTGACCGGACCATTGGCCAGTATGCAAAGGAAATATGGAAGATAGATGAGTGCCGCTTGCCTTAA
- the LOC125212350 gene encoding serine/arginine-rich splicing factor SR45a isoform X1 — translation MSYSRRSSCRSPSPYNKRYSRSFSRSPIPSRSRSRSYDSSDAENPGNNLYVTGLSARVTKRDLEKHFSTEGKVEDVHLVVDPRTRESRGFGFVTMSSLKEAERCIKYLDRSVLEGRVISVEKARRRRGRTPTPGRYLGLKTVHERRRSPSYSPYSRSRSPCYSSEGDRSRSRSYSPCYRRRRRSYSPYYRRRRRSYSVGRSNSPSYYRPRRSSYSRSRSPSYSRSPVSRRDRSYSPYHRDYSPDSPYYRRRYRDYSPEDRYYRRSRYRSISPRYRRSSRRSYSLSLTPRSYSRSVSPTPTRDVSPSSMKCLKRSRSPRKRAPSRTSRSHSRSPSASLSSPTASRSVSPRR, via the exons ATGTCATACTCGAGGAGATCAAG CTGCAGATCCCCTTCACCTTACAACAAGCGCTACAGTAGGTCTTTCTCGAGGTCTCCAATTCCATCAAGGAGTAGGTCAAG GAGCTACGATTCCAGCGATGCTGAGAATCCAGGAAATAATCTGTATGTCACCGGACTTTCGGCACGTGTGACAAAGAGAGACTTGGAAAAGCATTTCTCAACTGAAGGGAAG GTTGAAGACGTCCACCTCGTTGTTGATCCGCGGACGAGAGAATCGCGTGGTTTTGGTTTCGTGACGATGTCTTCTTTGAAGGAGGCCGAACGCTGCATCAAATACTTGGACAGATCTGTCCTTGAAGGCAGGGTTATATCTGTGGAGAAG GCTAGACGACGGAGGGGACGAACACCTACTCCGGGAAGGTATCTTGGGCTTAAAACAGTCCATG AGCGGCGTCGTTCTCCTAGCTACTCGCCTTATTCTAGAAGCCGTTCGCCTTGCTATTCGTCTGAAGGGGATAGGAGTCGCAGCAGATCATACTCTCCCTGCTACCGCCGACGCCGCAGATCATACTCTCCCTATTACCGCCGACGCCGCAGATCATACTCAGTTGGGAGGTCGAACTCTCCATCGTATTACAGGCCCAGGAGGTCATCGTATTCCCGTTCCCGGTCTCCATCTTATAGCAGATCTCCTGTAAGCAGGCGGGACCGTTCCTACTCCCCTTACCATAGGGACTACTCGCCCGACAGCCCTTATTACAGAAGGCGCTACAGAGATTACTCTCCTGAGGATCGATACTACAGAAGGAGCCGATACCGGAGCATATCACCTAGGTATCGCCGGTCTAGCAGGAGGAGTTACTCGCTCAGCCTTACCCCGAGGAGCTACTCTAGAAGTGTGTCGCCAACTCCAACGAGGGATGTGTCTCCGAGTTCGATGAAGTGCTTGAAGAGGAGTCGCTCACCACGCAAACGTGCGCCTTCACGCACGTCAAGAAGCCATTCTAGGAGTCCTAGTGCATCTTTGTCCTCCCCCACGGCATCCAGATCTGTTAGTCCTAGGCGTTAG
- the LOC125212350 gene encoding serine/arginine-rich splicing factor SR45a isoform X2, producing MSYSRRSRSPSPYNKRYSRSFSRSPIPSRSRSRSYDSSDAENPGNNLYVTGLSARVTKRDLEKHFSTEGKVEDVHLVVDPRTRESRGFGFVTMSSLKEAERCIKYLDRSVLEGRVISVEKARRRRGRTPTPGRYLGLKTVHERRRSPSYSPYSRSRSPCYSSEGDRSRSRSYSPCYRRRRRSYSPYYRRRRRSYSVGRSNSPSYYRPRRSSYSRSRSPSYSRSPVSRRDRSYSPYHRDYSPDSPYYRRRYRDYSPEDRYYRRSRYRSISPRYRRSSRRSYSLSLTPRSYSRSVSPTPTRDVSPSSMKCLKRSRSPRKRAPSRTSRSHSRSPSASLSSPTASRSVSPRR from the exons ATGTCATACTCGAGGAGATCAAG ATCCCCTTCACCTTACAACAAGCGCTACAGTAGGTCTTTCTCGAGGTCTCCAATTCCATCAAGGAGTAGGTCAAG GAGCTACGATTCCAGCGATGCTGAGAATCCAGGAAATAATCTGTATGTCACCGGACTTTCGGCACGTGTGACAAAGAGAGACTTGGAAAAGCATTTCTCAACTGAAGGGAAG GTTGAAGACGTCCACCTCGTTGTTGATCCGCGGACGAGAGAATCGCGTGGTTTTGGTTTCGTGACGATGTCTTCTTTGAAGGAGGCCGAACGCTGCATCAAATACTTGGACAGATCTGTCCTTGAAGGCAGGGTTATATCTGTGGAGAAG GCTAGACGACGGAGGGGACGAACACCTACTCCGGGAAGGTATCTTGGGCTTAAAACAGTCCATG AGCGGCGTCGTTCTCCTAGCTACTCGCCTTATTCTAGAAGCCGTTCGCCTTGCTATTCGTCTGAAGGGGATAGGAGTCGCAGCAGATCATACTCTCCCTGCTACCGCCGACGCCGCAGATCATACTCTCCCTATTACCGCCGACGCCGCAGATCATACTCAGTTGGGAGGTCGAACTCTCCATCGTATTACAGGCCCAGGAGGTCATCGTATTCCCGTTCCCGGTCTCCATCTTATAGCAGATCTCCTGTAAGCAGGCGGGACCGTTCCTACTCCCCTTACCATAGGGACTACTCGCCCGACAGCCCTTATTACAGAAGGCGCTACAGAGATTACTCTCCTGAGGATCGATACTACAGAAGGAGCCGATACCGGAGCATATCACCTAGGTATCGCCGGTCTAGCAGGAGGAGTTACTCGCTCAGCCTTACCCCGAGGAGCTACTCTAGAAGTGTGTCGCCAACTCCAACGAGGGATGTGTCTCCGAGTTCGATGAAGTGCTTGAAGAGGAGTCGCTCACCACGCAAACGTGCGCCTTCACGCACGTCAAGAAGCCATTCTAGGAGTCCTAGTGCATCTTTGTCCTCCCCCACGGCATCCAGATCTGTTAGTCCTAGGCGTTAG
- the LOC125212350 gene encoding serine/arginine-rich splicing factor SR45a isoform X3 has protein sequence MPQQIQRARRRRGRTPTPGRYLGLKTVHERRRSPSYSPYSRSRSPCYSSEGDRSRSRSYSPCYRRRRRSYSPYYRRRRRSYSVGRSNSPSYYRPRRSSYSRSRSPSYSRSPVSRRDRSYSPYHRDYSPDSPYYRRRYRDYSPEDRYYRRSRYRSISPRYRRSSRRSYSLSLTPRSYSRSVSPTPTRDVSPSSMKCLKRSRSPRKRAPSRTSRSHSRSPSASLSSPTASRSVSPRR, from the exons atgcCTCAGCAAATTCAGAGG GCTAGACGACGGAGGGGACGAACACCTACTCCGGGAAGGTATCTTGGGCTTAAAACAGTCCATG AGCGGCGTCGTTCTCCTAGCTACTCGCCTTATTCTAGAAGCCGTTCGCCTTGCTATTCGTCTGAAGGGGATAGGAGTCGCAGCAGATCATACTCTCCCTGCTACCGCCGACGCCGCAGATCATACTCTCCCTATTACCGCCGACGCCGCAGATCATACTCAGTTGGGAGGTCGAACTCTCCATCGTATTACAGGCCCAGGAGGTCATCGTATTCCCGTTCCCGGTCTCCATCTTATAGCAGATCTCCTGTAAGCAGGCGGGACCGTTCCTACTCCCCTTACCATAGGGACTACTCGCCCGACAGCCCTTATTACAGAAGGCGCTACAGAGATTACTCTCCTGAGGATCGATACTACAGAAGGAGCCGATACCGGAGCATATCACCTAGGTATCGCCGGTCTAGCAGGAGGAGTTACTCGCTCAGCCTTACCCCGAGGAGCTACTCTAGAAGTGTGTCGCCAACTCCAACGAGGGATGTGTCTCCGAGTTCGATGAAGTGCTTGAAGAGGAGTCGCTCACCACGCAAACGTGCGCCTTCACGCACGTCAAGAAGCCATTCTAGGAGTCCTAGTGCATCTTTGTCCTCCCCCACGGCATCCAGATCTGTTAGTCCTAGGCGTTAG
- the LOC125212350 gene encoding serine/arginine-rich splicing factor SR45a isoform X6, with protein MSYSRRSRSPSPYNKRYSRSFSRSPIPSRSRSRSYDSSDAENPGNNLYVTGLSARVTKRDLEKHFSTEGKVEDVHLVVDPRTRESRGFGFVTMSSLKEAERCIKYLDRSVLEGRVISVEKFLWKQGSCV; from the exons ATGTCATACTCGAGGAGATCAAG ATCCCCTTCACCTTACAACAAGCGCTACAGTAGGTCTTTCTCGAGGTCTCCAATTCCATCAAGGAGTAGGTCAAG GAGCTACGATTCCAGCGATGCTGAGAATCCAGGAAATAATCTGTATGTCACCGGACTTTCGGCACGTGTGACAAAGAGAGACTTGGAAAAGCATTTCTCAACTGAAGGGAAG GTTGAAGACGTCCACCTCGTTGTTGATCCGCGGACGAGAGAATCGCGTGGTTTTGGTTTCGTGACGATGTCTTCTTTGAAGGAGGCCGAACGCTGCATCAAATACTTGGACAGATCTGTCCTTGAAGGCAGGGTTATATCTGTGGAGAAG TTTCTTTGGAAACAGGGTAGCTGTGTGTAG
- the LOC125212350 gene encoding serine/arginine-rich splicing factor SR45a isoform X4, with amino-acid sequence MSYSRRSSCRSPSPYNKRYSRSFSRSPIPSRSRSRSYDSSDAENPGNNLYVTGLSARVTKRDLEKHFSTEGKVEDVHLVVDPRTRESRGFGFVTMSSLKEAERCIKYLDRSVLEGRVISVEKFLWKQGSCV; translated from the exons ATGTCATACTCGAGGAGATCAAG CTGCAGATCCCCTTCACCTTACAACAAGCGCTACAGTAGGTCTTTCTCGAGGTCTCCAATTCCATCAAGGAGTAGGTCAAG GAGCTACGATTCCAGCGATGCTGAGAATCCAGGAAATAATCTGTATGTCACCGGACTTTCGGCACGTGTGACAAAGAGAGACTTGGAAAAGCATTTCTCAACTGAAGGGAAG GTTGAAGACGTCCACCTCGTTGTTGATCCGCGGACGAGAGAATCGCGTGGTTTTGGTTTCGTGACGATGTCTTCTTTGAAGGAGGCCGAACGCTGCATCAAATACTTGGACAGATCTGTCCTTGAAGGCAGGGTTATATCTGTGGAGAAG TTTCTTTGGAAACAGGGTAGCTGTGTGTAG
- the LOC125212350 gene encoding serine/arginine-rich splicing factor SR45a isoform X5: MSYSRRSSCRSPSPYNKRYSRSFSRSPIPSRSRSRSYDSSDAENPGNNLYVTGLSARVTKRDLEKHFSTEGKVEDVHLVVDPRTRESRGFGFVTMSSLKEAERCIKYLDRSVLEGRVISVEKGSCV, from the exons ATGTCATACTCGAGGAGATCAAG CTGCAGATCCCCTTCACCTTACAACAAGCGCTACAGTAGGTCTTTCTCGAGGTCTCCAATTCCATCAAGGAGTAGGTCAAG GAGCTACGATTCCAGCGATGCTGAGAATCCAGGAAATAATCTGTATGTCACCGGACTTTCGGCACGTGTGACAAAGAGAGACTTGGAAAAGCATTTCTCAACTGAAGGGAAG GTTGAAGACGTCCACCTCGTTGTTGATCCGCGGACGAGAGAATCGCGTGGTTTTGGTTTCGTGACGATGTCTTCTTTGAAGGAGGCCGAACGCTGCATCAAATACTTGGACAGATCTGTCCTTGAAGGCAGGGTTATATCTGTGGAGAAG GGTAGCTGTGTGTAG